In a genomic window of Muntiacus reevesi chromosome 1, mMunRee1.1, whole genome shotgun sequence:
- the G3BP1 gene encoding ras GTPase-activating protein-binding protein 1 isoform X2, with translation MVMEKPSPLLVGREFVRQYYTLLNQAPDMLHRFYGKNSSYVHGGLDSNGKPADAVYGQKEIHRKVMSQNFTNCHTKIRHVDAHATLNDGVVVQVMGLLSNNNQALRRFMQTFVLAPEGSVANKFYVHNDIFRYQDEVFGGFITEPQEESEEEVEEPEERQQTPEVVPDDSGTFYDQTVSNDLEEHLEEPVAEPEPEPEPEPEQEPVSEVQEEKSEPVLEETAPEDVQKSSSPAPADIAQTVQEDLRTFSWASVTSKNLPPSGAVPVTGIPPHVVKVPASQPRPESKPESQIPLQRPQRDQRVREQRINVPPQRGPRPVREAGEQGDVEPRRIVRHPDSHQLFIGNLPHEVDKSELKDFFQNYGNVVELRINSGGKLPNFGFVVFDDSEPVQKVLSNRPIMFRGEVRLNVEEKKTRAAREGDRRDNRLRGPGGPRGGLGGGMRGPPRGGMVQKPGFGVGRSIAPRQ, from the exons GTTTTATGGAAAGAACTCTTCTTATGTCCATGGGGGATTGGATTCAAATGGAAAGCCAGCAGATGCCGTCTATGGACAGAAA GAAATCCATAGGAAAGTGATGTCACAAAACTTCACCAATTGCCACACTAAGATCCGCCATGTCGATGCTCATGCTACTCTGAATGATGGTGTGGTGGTCCAGGTGATGGGCTTGCTCTCTAATAACAACCAGGCTTTGAGGAGATTCATGCAGACCTTTGTCCTTGCTCCTGAG GGCTCTGTTGCAAATAAGTTCTATGTTCACAACGACATCTTCAGATACCAAGATGAAGTGTTCGGTGGCTTTATCACTGAACCTCAGGAGG aatCTGAAGAAGAAGTAGAGGAACCTGAAGAAAGACAGCAGACACCTGAGGTGGTACCTGATGATTCTGGAACTTTTTATGATCAAACGGTCAG CAATGACTTAGAAGAACATTTAGAAGAACCTGTTGCTGAACCAGAGCCTGAACCGGAACCAGAACCAGAGCAGGAACCTGTATCTGAAGTCCAGGAGGAAAAGTCTGAGCCAGTATTGGAAGAAACTGCTCCTGAGGATGTTCAGAAgagttcttctccagcaccagcagACATAGCCCAGACAGTGCAGGAGGACTTGAGA ACCTTTTCTTGGGCATCTGTGACCAGTAAGAACCTTCCACCCAGTGGAGCTGTTCCAGTTACTGGGATACCCCCACATGTTGTTAAAGTACCAGCTTCACAG CCTCGCCCGGAGTCTAAGCCTGAATCTCAGATTCCACTTCAGAGGCCTCAGAGGGATCAGAGGGTGCGAGAACAGCGAATAAATGTCCCTCCCCAGAGGGGACCCAGACCAG TCCGTGAGGCTGGTGAGCAAGGCGATGTGGAACCCCGAAGAATTGTGAGACACCCTGATAGCCACCAGCTCTTCATTGGCAACCTGCCTCATGAGGTGGACAAGTCAGAGCTTAAAGACTTTTTTCAAA ATTATGGGAATGTGGTGGAACTGCGTATTAACAGTGGTGGGAAATTACCCAATTTTGGGTTTGTTGTGTTTGATGATTCTGAGCCTGTTCAGAAGGTGCTTAGCAACAGG CCCATCATGTTCAGAGGAGAGGTCCGTCTGAATGTGGAAGAAAAGAAGACTCGAGCCGCCCGTGAAGGGGACCGCCGAGATAACCGCCTGCGGGGACCTGGAGGTCCTCGAGGTGGGCTGGGTGGTGGTATGAGAGGCCCACCTCGTGGAGGCATGGTGCAGAAACCAGGATTTGGAGTGGGCAGGAGCATTGCTCCAAGGCAATGA